GATCTGTCTGTGGGGTCGGTGCTGGCATTGTCTGGCGTTATATCCGGTTTGGCGGTCAAGTTTGGTGTGCCGGTTGTGCCTGCAATGTGTGCAGGTGTAATGACGGGGGCCGCGTGTGGCGCGTTTAACGGCTTTGTCATTACGAAAATGCGCATTCCGCCCTTCGTGGCCACACTTGGCATGATGCTGATTGCCCGCGGCGCGGCGTTGCAACTGACCGGTGCTGCCCCGGTTTCCCGTCTGGGAGAGGCATTTGGCCGCCTTGGCAACGGTGCATTGTTCCGCGTGATTGAAATGCAGCCCAACGGCTTTCCGCGCGTGGTTTTCCCCGGCATCCCCTATCCCGCAATTCTGCTGCTGGTGGTGGCGATCGTTGCGGCCTATGTGCTGCGGCGGCGTCAGATCGGCCGGCATATCTATGCCACAGGGTCCAATGAAGAAGCCGCACGATTGTCGGGCGTGAATGTCGATTGGACAAAGATGTATGCCTACACGATGTCCGGTGCGCTGGCGGGGCTGGCGGGCAATGTGCTGATGTCGCGCCTTGTGACGGCCCAGCCCAGCGAAGGTGTCATGTATGAACTTGATGCAATCGCGGCTGCGGTCATTGGCGGGGCGTCCTTGTCCGGCGGGGTGGGCACGATTGCGGGCACCATGATCGGGGCATTTATTATCGGAATTCTGCGCAATGGTCTGAACATGTCCGGGGTCTCGGCGTTCATCCAACAGATTGTTATCGGGTTTGTCGTGATCGGCGCAGTCTGGATCGATCAGGTCCGAAACAGGCGCTGATGCGCCTAATTTTATCAACGGAGGAGGAAGTGAAATGAAAATGCTGAAAACAGGTCTGGCCGTATCAGCCATCGCACTGGCCGCAGGAACGGTTCAGGCAGGAGAGATTGCGGTGATCGTGAAAACGACAAACTCCAATTTCTGGCAAAACGTGAATCTGGGGGCGCAATCCGCCATCGAGGGGCAGTCCGAACACACGCTTACATTCGACGGGCCTGCATCTGAAAGTGCAATCGGCGATCAGGTCAATATGGTTGAAAACGCAATCAACCGCGGTGTTGCCGGGCTGGTTCTGGCCCCTTCGGACCCGGACGCATTGGTGCCTGCCGTGCGTCGCGCCTATGAAAGCGGCATTCCTGTCGTGATTATCGACAGCGCCCTAGGCGATGACGCAGAGGGCAGCTTTCAGGCCTTTTTGTCCACTGACAACTGTGCCGCAGGTGAACAAGTCGCGCAGCGCATGATTGACGAGGCAGGAACCACCGGCAAGGTCGGCATCATGTCTTATGTCGCGGGTGTCGGGTCGGAAATTGGCCGCGTTGGCTGTTTCTCTGACTATCTGAGCGAAAATTCCGAGTTGGAGATTGTTGGCCCGCTGTATTCGCAAAGCCAGATGGCCAATGCGTTGAACCAGACAACCGACATGCTTGCGTCGAACCCTGATCTGGTGGGCATTTTCGGCGCGAATGAACCCACCGCCGTGGGCATGGGCCGTGCGATCATTCAGGCGGGCAAGGCCGGTGATTTGGTGGCGCTTGGCTTTGACGGGAATGAAGATCTGCAGGAATTCGTCCGCGATGGCGTGTTGACTGCAACCGCAGTGCAAGGGTCCTTCGCGATGGGCGAACTGGGCGTGCAGGCGGTCATCGACATTCTGGCTGGTGAAGCGGTTGAAAGCTTCATCAATACGGGCGTTGTCATGGTCGACAAGGACAATGTCGATTCCGATGAGGCGCAGAACGTTCTTTATTGACCTAAACCGGGGGCCGCAGTCCGGCCCCCGCTTCTTCACGATACGAAGGGCATAACCATGTCACAACAGCCTTTGGTCGAAATGATCGATATTGAAAAGCACTTTGGCGGGGTGCGCGCTGTCGACCAGGTCTCAATCAAGCTGTTCGAGGGCGAGGTCGTGGGGCTTTTGGGCCATAACGGGGCAGGTAAGTCCTGTCTGATGCGCATTCTTGCAGGTGCTATGGTGCCCAGCAGTGGTGAAATCCATGTGAATGGCGCCCCGGTGCAGTTTGCCGAACCCAATGATGCCCGCGCCCACGGGATTGAAACAATTTACCAGACCCTTGCGCTTGCCGACCATCTGGACGCGCCAAGCAATCTATTTCTGGGCAGAGAGCTGAAAACCCGGTTTGGCAATCTGGATGATGCGGCAATGCTGCGCGCCGCGCGAGAAGTTCTGGCGCGGCTTAATCCGAATTTCAAGAACCTGCGTGACCCTGTGTCCAGCCTGTCAGGGGGGCAACGTCAGGTGATCGCCATTGCAAGGGCCATCTATTTTGACACAAAAGTGCTGATCATGGATGAACCGACCGCAGCACTTGGCCCGTCAGAAACGGCGATGGTCGCAGACCTTATCTTGCAGTTGCGTGCCGAAGGGATTGGTATTTTTCTGGTCAGTCACGATATCCATGACGTATTTGATCTGTGCGACAGGGTCGTGGTGATGAATAAAGGCCGCGTTGTCGGCGCGCATGCCATTGGTGATGTCAGCAAGGATGATGTCCTAAGCCTGATCGTCAAGGGGGAATTGCCCGCCGATTGGGCTGCCCGCAATCTGGAAGGCGCGCAATGACGGACGCGATGGCAGAAATGATGAATTGCGGTGTCTGCACCGAACCGGGCCAGTTTCGTGTCGAATCCCGTCCACGTCCGGCCAAGGCCCCGGATGGTTGGGTGATGGTGGACATTGCCGCAATAGGAATTTGCGGCACCGATTATCATATATTTGAAGGCAAACACCCCTTTTTGAACTACCCAAGGGTGATTGGTCATGAATTGTCGGGCCATATTGCCAGCGGGCCTGATAAGGGGCAACTGGTGGTTGTGAACCCCTATGTGTCCTGCGGGAAATGCCGGGCCTGCCGACGCGGCAAACCGAATTGCTGTAGCAACATACAAGTGTTGGGCGTGCATCGCGATGGCGGAATGTGTGCCCGGATCGCTGTGCCTGCGGGCAATCTGTATCCCGCTGACGGGCTGACGGCGCAACAGGCCGCAATGGTCGAATTTCTGGCAATCGGTGCCCATGCCGTGGCGCGTTCAGGCGTAGCCAAGGACGATCTGGTGCTGGTGACAGGGGCAGGGCCTATTGGTCTGGGCACGGCGCTGTTTGCGCGCTTGGCGGGTGCGGATGTGCACATTCTTGATATAAGCGACAAACGGCTGGGGCTGGCGCGCAGGTTATGCGGGTTCGAAAAACTGTATCAACCGCAGGATGATATCCTGACCGGCGAATTGTCAGAGGGGTTTGACGTCATATTCGATGCGACAGGCAACCGCGAGGCAATAGAGGCGGGTTTCCCGCTTTTGGCCCACGGTGGCAGCACCGTGCTGGTCAGCGTGGTCAAAGATGATATTCGATTTTCTGACGCCGAGTTCCACAAGCGAGAGGCCCGCATCATCGGCAGTCGCAATGCCTTGCGTGAAGATTTTGATCGCGTTATTGCCGCAATACGGCAAGGCGATATTCCGACCGATGCGCTGATTTCGGGGGTGGTGGCGCTTGCCGATCTGCCGTCGCGTTTTCCATCCCTCGTCCATGACCGTGATGATATTGTAAAGATACTGGTGACCCCGTGACAGACAAGCTTCATGCCGCTTTGCGCCTGCACACGCGCGACAATATCATGGTTGCCCTGAAGCCGCTAAGCACCGGTGCGATGGTTATGGCGGGGGTCACCGCACAAGAAGCTGTCCCGTCAGGGCACAAGATTGCCATCCGCGCCATTGCAGCGGGCGAGCCGGTGTTGAAATACGGCCAGATCATCGGCGTGGCCAGTCAGGACATATCTGTGGGTGCGCATGTGCATGTCCATAATCTTGGCATGGGGGCGCACAGGCAGGATTATGGCTTTGGCAGTGCTGTGGTTGCGTTGCCTGCGGCAGATACGCCTGCCGAATTCCGCGGCTTTCATCGTCCATCAGGGCGGGTGGGGACACGGAATTATATTGGCATTCTGACATCGGTGAATTGTGCGGGTTCTGTCGCGCGGTTCATTGCCGAAGAATGTGAACGGCAGGGCTGGCTGCGTGAATTCCCCAATGTCGACGGGATTGTCCCCATCGTTCACGGCACCGGCTGCGGCATGTCCGGCAAGGGCGAAGGGTATGACACGCTGTTTCGCACGATCGCCGGATATGGCCATAACCCGAATTTCGGGGCCATCCTTATGGTGGGCCTTGGGTGCGAGGTGATGCAGATACCTGACCTGATCGACAGCAATTCGCTGAAGGACACCGCGCGCTTCCGGTATATGACGATCCAGCAGACAGGCGGCACGCGCGCAACGGTCGACAAGGGCGTTGCCATCCTGCGCGATCTGGCCGCAGAGGCAAACAAGGCCGTCCGGCAGCCAGCGCCTGCCGCGAAGCTGGTTCTGGGCATGCAATGTGGTGGCTCTGACGGGTATTCGGGGATTACGGCGAACCCCGCGCTGGGTGTGGCGTCGGACCTGTTGGTGCGGCACGGTGGCACGTCCATTCTGTCCGAAACATCAGAGATTTATGGGGCAGAACATTTGTTGACCCGCCGCGCCGACGAACCCACAGGGCGCAAGCTGATTGATCTGATCACTTGGTGGGAAGATTACACCGCCCGCAATTTCGGGGAAATGGACAACAACCCGTCGCCCGGCAACAAACGCGGCGGCCTGACCAC
Above is a window of Roseinatronobacter sp. S2 DNA encoding:
- a CDS encoding ABC transporter permease, with protein sequence MSDASKPWLDAGDWKLIIARDRMHRASALLTLVLLVVGFSMASASFFSVNNGLTILLQTSVIGLLGIGLTLVIITGGIDLSVGSVLALSGVISGLAVKFGVPVVPAMCAGVMTGAACGAFNGFVITKMRIPPFVATLGMMLIARGAALQLTGAAPVSRLGEAFGRLGNGALFRVIEMQPNGFPRVVFPGIPYPAILLLVVAIVAAYVLRRRQIGRHIYATGSNEEAARLSGVNVDWTKMYAYTMSGALAGLAGNVLMSRLVTAQPSEGVMYELDAIAAAVIGGASLSGGVGTIAGTMIGAFIIGILRNGLNMSGVSAFIQQIVIGFVVIGAVWIDQVRNRR
- a CDS encoding ABC transporter substrate-binding protein — translated: MKMLKTGLAVSAIALAAGTVQAGEIAVIVKTTNSNFWQNVNLGAQSAIEGQSEHTLTFDGPASESAIGDQVNMVENAINRGVAGLVLAPSDPDALVPAVRRAYESGIPVVIIDSALGDDAEGSFQAFLSTDNCAAGEQVAQRMIDEAGTTGKVGIMSYVAGVGSEIGRVGCFSDYLSENSELEIVGPLYSQSQMANALNQTTDMLASNPDLVGIFGANEPTAVGMGRAIIQAGKAGDLVALGFDGNEDLQEFVRDGVLTATAVQGSFAMGELGVQAVIDILAGEAVESFINTGVVMVDKDNVDSDEAQNVLY
- a CDS encoding ATP-binding cassette domain-containing protein encodes the protein MSQQPLVEMIDIEKHFGGVRAVDQVSIKLFEGEVVGLLGHNGAGKSCLMRILAGAMVPSSGEIHVNGAPVQFAEPNDARAHGIETIYQTLALADHLDAPSNLFLGRELKTRFGNLDDAAMLRAAREVLARLNPNFKNLRDPVSSLSGGQRQVIAIARAIYFDTKVLIMDEPTAALGPSETAMVADLILQLRAEGIGIFLVSHDIHDVFDLCDRVVVMNKGRVVGAHAIGDVSKDDVLSLIVKGELPADWAARNLEGAQ
- a CDS encoding zinc-binding alcohol dehydrogenase family protein — its product is MTDAMAEMMNCGVCTEPGQFRVESRPRPAKAPDGWVMVDIAAIGICGTDYHIFEGKHPFLNYPRVIGHELSGHIASGPDKGQLVVVNPYVSCGKCRACRRGKPNCCSNIQVLGVHRDGGMCARIAVPAGNLYPADGLTAQQAAMVEFLAIGAHAVARSGVAKDDLVLVTGAGPIGLGTALFARLAGADVHILDISDKRLGLARRLCGFEKLYQPQDDILTGELSEGFDVIFDATGNREAIEAGFPLLAHGGSTVLVSVVKDDIRFSDAEFHKREARIIGSRNALREDFDRVIAAIRQGDIPTDALISGVVALADLPSRFPSLVHDRDDIVKILVTP
- a CDS encoding UxaA family hydrolase; the encoded protein is MVALKPLSTGAMVMAGVTAQEAVPSGHKIAIRAIAAGEPVLKYGQIIGVASQDISVGAHVHVHNLGMGAHRQDYGFGSAVVALPAADTPAEFRGFHRPSGRVGTRNYIGILTSVNCAGSVARFIAEECERQGWLREFPNVDGIVPIVHGTGCGMSGKGEGYDTLFRTIAGYGHNPNFGAILMVGLGCEVMQIPDLIDSNSLKDTARFRYMTIQQTGGTRATVDKGVAILRDLAAEANKAVRQPAPAAKLVLGMQCGGSDGYSGITANPALGVASDLLVRHGGTSILSETSEIYGAEHLLTRRADEPTGRKLIDLITWWEDYTARNFGEMDNNPSPGNKRGGLTTILEKSLGAVAKGGAAPLSAVYKYGEPIDRAGFVFMDSPGYDPCSVTGQIASGANLIAFTTGRGSVSGYRPVPCIKIASNPDLWRRMEPDMDVDCGEILSGVTLEQKGQQIFEMMLRVASGEETKSEAQGFGAVEFVPWQIGAVM